CTTAACCCTATGATAATTATATGACTGATGAtcaaactaaaactaaaacaacaaaatgaaaaaaaaaaacaaacaacaaaaaaaaacatttatctagTCCTAGACTCAGTACCTTTAACCAGTCATGAAGATGCATCTTCTCCAGAACGAGTCTCTTCTGTGGTTGAGGGTGCAGACATGTGCAAATCATATCGCAGCATTCTGTGCAAAAATACAAGAGATATGTCAGATTATTAGCTTATACTTTACACCTGCTCTCTTTGAAGCTATTGGTCTTTTTTGTATGATTTAGAATTCAAATTGTCCTTCTTTGTTCATTGATGAAGATCTCACCTTGTGACAGACCAGGACTGGTCCAGATGTTGGCATAGATCATGAACAGGTCGTCCGCTGTGGGATAACCTCCGCACACCATTATGAACAGTAGGACCCCAAGTGACCACACTGTCGTTGGCTTTGCATGGTACTTGCCGTTGTATTCGACCTCTGGTGGACAGTAACCTTCTGTGCCTGGTGGAAAAAGATATCATcgaatgtttaatacatttcaaTAGCACTTTGACTATATATAAGATGAGTTTCTGTGAGCTATAATAACAGAGCAGTCCATAACACATACCACTGAAGACTTTGAAGGCAGATTTCTTCATGAGCGCACCGCACCCAAAGTCAATCAACTTAACCTCCATGGTGTCCTGGTTCACCAGCAGGTTCTCCGGTTTGATGTCCCGATGGAAGACACCGCGCTTACAGCAAACGTTAGCGGCGTGAATGACCTGCCGCATAATATGTCGTGTTATCCCCTCATTGAGGCTTCCTCCTTGGAGCTCCATGAAACTAAACATGTCCATGCAAGGCAAGGGCCGCTCCATGACCAAGATGCAGTGGTCTGCGTCGTCCTGCCAGTCCAGCAGTTGAATTATCTGAGGAACGCTGGGGCCCTTATTGGCCATCAACATCAGGCCGATCTCCAAGGGGAggcgtttgggatgaccaggcTAAAAGAAGCAAAATATGACAGTTAAATGGAAGTGGTTTTCCAAATAAAATCTTAGTCCACAAATCAAACAATTTggcaactaaaaaaaaattatttgtagtATGAATATAAGACGTTACAGTATAAATTGAAAACAGTGACTGAAAAACACTAACACAACGCAGGCTACTCACCACTTTGATATATGGCATGTCTGGCATCTTCACTGAATATTTCACAGCCACCTGATCAACAAAATAAAGAATTAACAATTAGCATGTGCCATGTGCACAAATGTCATATGTTATGATCTGATATGTCAAGTTttgtaagcaaaaaaaaaaaaaaaggaacctCAAGTCCATCCTTGCATCGAGTCCCTGCATACACAGAGCCAAATCCTCCTTCGCCCAGCTTGTTGCCAACTTTATAATGGCTGCAAATGTGGGCTATTAAAAGATAAACAATTGTAGTTAGTGTAGTAAgtagttatatattttttatatggtaacactttagaataagaTTCATTggttaaacattaattaatgtattagctaacatgaactatccatgagcaatacatttgttactgtcattactaatcttagttaatgttagttaatgaaaatacagttgttcattgtttgttcacgttagttcacagtgcattatttaatgttaacaagattttaataatgtattagtaaatgttgaaattaccaTTGAcatagattaataaatgctgtaaaagtgcagttcattattaattcGTCAACTAGTTAACGAATGTTAACTAacgaaccttattgtaaagtgttaacttTTCTAATTCTCCTTGATTTATTATTCTTACCATTGTCTAGGATGCCCTGCTTCAGCTGTTCCTCAGCAGCAGGGTGAACTTCAGAAGTTGGAGCTATATTTGAAAGTTTTCGGTATAATCCGGCCTCATTCTGATAGTCTTTCTCAGCCTGAACCAGGTCGTATTTTGCAGATCTGGGAAAGTTGAGAGCGGGCCACTTCCAGAATCTTGTTCTCCTCCTTTTCTCCTCTCTCCCTCCATCACTCTCACAACCAACAGGCGTCTCATCAACCCACTGAGGTTGGTTCTCCGCAGTGTTGGTGGTGTAACTGAGTAATGTACAGGGTTCGAGTATACACTCATTAGACGCTTTGTTCGGTCGCGAACTTAGCTGTCCCATGATAAAACCGTTGTCACTATGATACCAGATTCTCCGAAACTTCAGCGTACAAAATGAGAAAGAGACTTTCACGCCTTTAAATACTAGACTATAAGGTAACGCGTTCTAAATGTGACGTCATAAAGACTCGCGCTAAGGTGCTGAGGAGATGATTTACATTTCATTCACCTGGAAATTCTAAATGATAGTATTCAAATTTAGcattatttgaaattatataattttctgTTTCCTATAGGCATATATCGAGTTGTCAAAATATAGCCGCGCAAAGCATGACTAAGTGTTTGACATGTTAAAGCGAATGAGAAACAGCACAGGAActgatttatttcatttattttgtaaatagttATTA
The nucleotide sequence above comes from Chanodichthys erythropterus isolate Z2021 chromosome 10, ASM2448905v1, whole genome shotgun sequence. Encoded proteins:
- the LOC137029711 gene encoding serine/threonine-protein kinase pim-2-like yields the protein MPDMPYIKVPGHPKRLPLEIGLMLMANKGPSVPQIIQLLDWQDDADHCILVMERPLPCMDMFSFMELQGGSLNEGITRHIMRQVIHAANVCCKRGVFHRDIKPENLLVNQDTMEVKLIDFGCGALMKKSAFKVFSGTEGYCPPEVEYNGKYHAKPTTVWSLGVLLFIMVCGGYPTADDLFMIYANIWTSPGLSQECCDMICTCLHPQPQKRLVLEKMHLHDWLKVME